In Qipengyuania psychrotolerans, one DNA window encodes the following:
- the katG gene encoding catalase/peroxidase HPI yields the protein MDAKTGDISGCPFHGDGGMRSLLGRQNRDWWPDQLNLEILTEGGRAADPMGEDFDYCEAFNALDYTALKKDLLDLMTDSQDFWPADYGHYGPFFIRMAWHAAGTYRTGDGRGGGGSGQQRFAPLNSWPDNGNLDKARRLLWPIKQKYGKHISWADLFILTGNVAIESMGGPVFGFGGGRKDVYDPETVYWGTEEQWVDTGAETRIQPDAGKALENPLAAIQMGLIYVNPEGPGGNPHDAEGMARDMRETFSRMAMNDEETVALTAGGHAFGKAHGAKPSDTFSGAPEGEGLQSMGFGWLTDPEEIGKGHITTSGIEGAWTPNPTRWGGDYFRLLFKYDFELVQSPAGANQWQPINPDPEDMAPDARDPSKKVPTMMTTADMALKRDPEYRKISERFRDDQAALDDAFARAWFKLCHRDMGPKVRYLGPEVPSEDLIWQDPVPAGTQVSDSDLSAFKSKVLDSGLSVRELVKAAWASASTYRNSDHRGGANGAHIRFDELRNWAVNDPEELGKVLDKLDELRGGISMADAIVIAGSTAVEKAARDAGFNVSVPVTTGRGDATSDQFDAESWEPLEPFADGFRNYLKTKASVKTEDMMIDRAHLLGLSIPEMTALVGGMRALGAVSKHAKHGNKIGVLTETPGKLDNSFFVNLLEMGTVWEVVDESGDEEFVGKCRKSGEEKWRATRTDLVFGSNSRLRAVAEVYAENGNEEKFVNDFIKAWTKVMDADRFDLEYAKYHK from the coding sequence ATGGACGCTAAAACCGGAGACATCAGCGGTTGTCCCTTTCACGGCGACGGGGGCATGCGCTCGCTGCTCGGCCGCCAGAACCGCGATTGGTGGCCTGATCAGCTGAACCTCGAAATCCTTACCGAAGGCGGACGCGCAGCCGATCCGATGGGTGAAGATTTCGATTATTGCGAGGCTTTCAACGCGCTCGATTACACCGCGCTGAAGAAAGATCTTCTCGACCTCATGACCGACAGCCAGGATTTCTGGCCTGCCGATTATGGTCATTACGGCCCCTTCTTCATCCGCATGGCATGGCACGCAGCCGGTACTTATCGGACCGGCGACGGACGCGGCGGCGGCGGCAGCGGCCAGCAGCGCTTTGCCCCGCTCAACAGCTGGCCGGACAACGGCAACCTCGACAAGGCGCGCCGCCTGTTGTGGCCGATCAAGCAGAAGTACGGCAAGCATATCAGCTGGGCCGATCTGTTCATCCTTACCGGCAATGTCGCGATCGAAAGCATGGGCGGTCCCGTCTTCGGCTTCGGCGGTGGTCGCAAGGACGTCTACGATCCCGAAACTGTGTATTGGGGAACGGAAGAGCAGTGGGTGGATACGGGCGCGGAAACGCGCATCCAGCCCGACGCTGGCAAGGCGCTGGAGAACCCGCTCGCGGCGATCCAGATGGGCCTCATTTACGTCAATCCCGAAGGCCCGGGCGGTAATCCCCACGATGCCGAAGGCATGGCCCGCGACATGCGCGAAACCTTCAGCCGCATGGCCATGAACGACGAAGAAACAGTCGCGCTGACCGCAGGCGGCCACGCGTTCGGCAAGGCGCACGGCGCCAAGCCGTCCGACACGTTCAGCGGAGCGCCCGAAGGCGAAGGCCTGCAATCAATGGGCTTCGGCTGGCTGACCGACCCCGAGGAAATCGGCAAGGGCCACATCACCACGTCAGGTATCGAAGGGGCCTGGACGCCCAATCCGACCCGGTGGGGCGGCGACTACTTCCGCTTGCTGTTCAAATACGACTTCGAGCTCGTGCAAAGCCCGGCAGGCGCGAACCAGTGGCAGCCGATCAATCCCGATCCGGAAGATATGGCACCTGATGCGCGGGACCCGAGCAAAAAGGTCCCGACCATGATGACCACCGCCGACATGGCGCTGAAGCGCGACCCGGAATATCGCAAGATTTCCGAACGCTTCCGCGACGATCAGGCGGCATTGGACGATGCTTTTGCACGCGCATGGTTCAAGCTATGCCACCGCGACATGGGCCCCAAAGTGCGTTACCTCGGCCCCGAAGTTCCAAGCGAAGACCTGATCTGGCAGGATCCGGTTCCGGCTGGAACGCAGGTGTCGGACAGTGATCTTTCCGCCTTCAAGTCGAAGGTGCTCGATAGTGGTCTGTCGGTTCGCGAGCTCGTGAAAGCGGCCTGGGCTTCGGCCTCGACCTATCGCAATTCGGACCACCGCGGCGGCGCCAATGGCGCGCACATCCGGTTCGACGAATTGCGTAATTGGGCGGTCAACGATCCCGAGGAACTGGGCAAGGTGCTGGACAAGCTCGACGAGCTTCGCGGCGGCATTTCGATGGCCGACGCGATTGTCATTGCCGGTTCGACTGCTGTCGAGAAGGCAGCAAGGGATGCCGGCTTCAACGTCAGCGTTCCGGTCACCACCGGCCGCGGCGATGCGACCAGTGACCAGTTCGATGCCGAAAGTTGGGAGCCGCTCGAGCCTTTCGCCGACGGTTTCCGCAACTACCTCAAGACCAAGGCATCGGTGAAAACCGAGGACATGATGATCGACCGGGCTCACTTGCTCGGCCTTTCGATCCCCGAAATGACCGCACTGGTCGGCGGGATGCGTGCGTTGGGCGCTGTTAGCAAACACGCCAAGCACGGCAACAAGATCGGCGTTCTGACCGAAACGCCCGGCAAGCTCGACAACAGCTTCTTCGTCAACCTGCTCGAAATGGGCACGGTCTGGGAAGTGGTTGACGAGAGCGGCGACGAGGAATTCGTCGGCAAATGCCGCAAGTCTGGTGAAGAGAAATGGCGCGCAACCCGCACCGACCTCGTTTTCGGCTCCAACTCGCGTCTGCGCGCTGTCGCCGAAGTCTATGCCGAGAACGGCAACGAGGAGAAGTTCGTGAACGACTTCATCAAGGCCTGGACGAAGGTCATGGACGCTGATCGTTTCGACCTCGAATACGCCAAATACCATAAGTAA
- the ahpF gene encoding alkyl hydroperoxide reductase subunit F yields MLDTAMKQQLSTYLANLREPIELVASLGEDSKSAQTRELLEEIADLHEMVEASFDGTDDRKPSFVIRRASDAEKWVRFAGLPMGHEFTSLVLALLWAGGHPPKVDADLLEQVRGLEGDFNFEMYFSLSCHNCPDVVQALTLMALENPRITATLIEGGTYQEEVDARDIMAVPATFLNGDPFYNGKMELAEILAKLDTGSDAKAAEKLSAKDPFEVLIVGGGPAGAATGIYTARKGFSTGIAAERFGGQLHDTLGIENLPGTMYTEGPKLAGELERQVGENAIDLMNLAKAVKLVPATEEGGLHTVELGNGASLKARSLILATGARWRNLGVPGEAEYRNKGVAYCPHCDGPLFKGKRIAVIGGGNSGVEAAIDLAKIVGHVTLVEYDDKLRADEVLQKKLRSMANVEIVTSGQTTEITGHNGKVDGLVLKDRSSGEERRIELEGVFVQIGLVPNTEWLQGSGLELTKHGEIATDDEGRTNLPGIFGAGDVTDVPYKQIVVAMGEGSKAGLSAFDYLIRTEPVAEIAQAA; encoded by the coding sequence ATGCTCGACACCGCGATGAAGCAGCAGCTTTCGACCTACCTCGCCAACCTGCGCGAGCCGATCGAACTGGTTGCCTCGCTGGGAGAAGATTCCAAGTCCGCCCAGACACGCGAACTGCTGGAAGAGATCGCGGACCTCCACGAAATGGTCGAAGCCAGTTTTGACGGTACCGACGACCGCAAGCCCAGCTTCGTGATCCGCCGCGCCAGCGATGCTGAAAAGTGGGTCCGGTTTGCCGGCCTGCCGATGGGACACGAATTCACCAGCCTCGTCCTCGCCCTGCTGTGGGCAGGCGGGCATCCGCCGAAAGTCGACGCAGACCTGCTGGAACAGGTTCGCGGGCTGGAAGGCGATTTCAATTTCGAGATGTATTTCTCGCTGTCGTGCCACAATTGCCCCGACGTGGTGCAGGCACTGACACTGATGGCGCTGGAAAATCCGCGCATCACTGCCACGCTGATCGAAGGCGGCACGTATCAGGAAGAAGTCGACGCGCGCGACATCATGGCTGTGCCTGCGACCTTCCTGAACGGTGACCCGTTTTACAACGGCAAGATGGAGCTGGCAGAGATTCTGGCCAAGCTCGACACCGGTTCCGACGCGAAGGCAGCAGAAAAGCTGTCCGCCAAGGACCCGTTCGAAGTGCTCATCGTTGGCGGCGGTCCCGCCGGGGCTGCGACCGGTATCTACACTGCACGCAAAGGTTTCAGCACCGGCATCGCGGCCGAACGTTTCGGCGGCCAGCTGCATGACACGCTTGGCATCGAGAACCTTCCCGGCACCATGTATACCGAAGGCCCGAAGCTGGCAGGTGAGCTGGAACGGCAGGTTGGCGAAAACGCCATCGACCTGATGAACCTCGCCAAAGCGGTCAAGCTTGTCCCGGCCACGGAAGAAGGCGGCCTTCACACGGTGGAACTGGGCAATGGCGCCAGCCTCAAGGCTCGCAGCCTCATCCTTGCTACCGGCGCGCGCTGGAGAAATCTTGGTGTCCCGGGCGAAGCGGAATACCGCAACAAGGGCGTAGCCTACTGCCCGCACTGTGACGGCCCCCTGTTCAAGGGCAAGCGCATCGCGGTCATCGGTGGCGGCAATTCGGGCGTCGAGGCTGCCATCGACCTGGCCAAGATCGTCGGCCACGTCACGCTGGTCGAATATGACGACAAGCTGCGTGCAGACGAAGTCCTGCAAAAGAAACTGCGTAGCATGGCGAACGTCGAGATCGTCACGAGCGGTCAGACGACCGAGATCACGGGACACAACGGTAAGGTTGACGGCCTTGTCCTGAAGGACCGGTCCTCGGGCGAAGAACGCCGGATCGAGCTGGAAGGCGTCTTCGTGCAGATCGGCCTCGTGCCCAACACCGAATGGCTGCAAGGTAGCGGTCTGGAGCTGACCAAGCACGGCGAAATCGCGACCGATGATGAAGGGCGCACCAATCTGCCCGGCATATTCGGCGCTGGCGACGTGACGGACGTTCCGTACAAGCAGATCGTCGTTGCGATGGGTGAAGGCTCCAAAGCAGGTCTCTCGGCCTTCGACTATCTTATCCGCACCGAACCAGTTGCCGAGATCGCCCAAGCGGCTTGA
- the ahpC gene encoding alkyl hydroperoxide reductase subunit C, translated as MGIIGSEIKPFKATAFQAGKDFFDVTDEDVKGKWAVFFFYPADFTFVCPTELEDLGEQYGMLQKMDVEVYGVSTDTHFSHKAWHDTSDKISKLTFPFLGDQNHQLATNFDVLREGVGLADRATFVVDPDGVIQIMEQTCEGVGRNANELARKIKAAQYVRANPGQVCPAAWEEGSDTLAPSLDLVGKI; from the coding sequence ATGGGTATCATCGGAAGCGAAATCAAACCGTTCAAAGCCACTGCATTTCAGGCTGGCAAGGACTTCTTCGACGTCACCGACGAAGACGTGAAGGGCAAGTGGGCCGTATTCTTCTTCTATCCTGCCGACTTCACCTTCGTCTGCCCCACCGAGCTGGAAGACCTGGGCGAGCAGTACGGCATGCTCCAGAAGATGGACGTCGAAGTGTACGGCGTTTCGACCGACACGCACTTCAGCCACAAGGCATGGCACGATACTTCGGACAAGATTAGCAAGCTGACCTTCCCGTTCCTCGGCGACCAGAACCACCAGCTCGCCACCAATTTCGACGTGCTGCGTGAAGGTGTCGGCCTTGCTGACCGCGCAACCTTCGTCGTCGATCCCGATGGCGTGATCCAGATCATGGAACAGACCTGCGAAGGCGTCGGCCGCAATGCCAACGAACTCGCCCGCAAGATCAAGGCCGCACAGTACGTCCGTGCGAACCCTGGCCAGGTCTGCCCGGCAGCATGGGAAGAAGGCAGCGACACGCTGGCTCCTTCGCTCGACCTCGTCGGCAAGATCTAA
- the aroC gene encoding chorismate synthase, with the protein MSWNTFGRVLRFTTWGESHGPAIGAVVDGCPPGLTLAESDIQPYLDARKPGQNKFTTQRKEADEVRILSGVFEGKTTGTSLSLLIENTDQRSKDYSDIANTYRPGHADYAYDAKYGFRDYRGGGRSSARETAMRVAAGGVARKVISEVSILAYVAEIGGDRIDPANFDVEEIGRNPFWCPDAQAARRWEALVDNARKAGSSLGAVVECVASGVPAGWGAPVYAKLDSDLAAGMMSINAVKGVEIGDGFDAARLTGEQNADPMRPGESGDGPRFEANHAGGISGGISTGQPVTCRVAFKPTSSILTPVESIDREGNATEVRTKGRHDPCVGIRGTPVVEAMMALVLADHKLLHRAQCG; encoded by the coding sequence ATGAGCTGGAATACATTCGGACGCGTACTGCGCTTCACCACCTGGGGCGAAAGCCATGGTCCTGCGATTGGCGCAGTGGTGGACGGATGCCCTCCGGGCCTGACCTTGGCCGAAAGCGATATCCAGCCCTACCTCGACGCGCGCAAGCCGGGGCAGAACAAATTCACCACGCAGCGCAAGGAAGCGGACGAAGTGCGCATCCTGTCGGGCGTGTTCGAAGGCAAGACCACCGGAACCTCGCTCTCGCTCCTGATCGAGAACACCGACCAGCGGTCCAAGGATTATTCCGACATCGCCAACACCTACCGCCCTGGTCACGCCGACTATGCTTATGACGCGAAGTACGGCTTTCGCGATTACCGCGGCGGCGGGCGCAGCAGCGCGCGCGAAACGGCGATGCGCGTGGCGGCAGGCGGCGTGGCGCGCAAGGTGATTTCCGAGGTTTCCATCCTCGCCTATGTCGCGGAAATCGGCGGCGACCGGATCGACCCCGCCAATTTCGATGTCGAGGAAATCGGCCGCAACCCCTTCTGGTGTCCTGACGCACAGGCAGCTAGGCGCTGGGAAGCGCTGGTGGACAATGCCCGCAAGGCCGGATCATCGCTCGGCGCGGTGGTGGAATGCGTGGCCAGCGGTGTGCCTGCCGGATGGGGCGCACCGGTCTATGCCAAGCTTGACAGCGATCTGGCTGCCGGAATGATGAGCATCAATGCAGTCAAGGGCGTGGAAATCGGCGACGGTTTCGATGCTGCCCGGCTGACGGGCGAACAGAACGCCGACCCGATGCGCCCGGGTGAAAGCGGTGATGGGCCGCGCTTCGAGGCGAACCATGCGGGGGGCATTTCCGGCGGAATATCGACCGGCCAACCCGTCACGTGCCGCGTGGCGTTCAAGCCGACCAGCTCGATTCTGACGCCGGTGGAAAGCATCGACCGCGAAGGAAATGCAACCGAGGTCCGCACCAAGGGCCGCCATGATCCTTGTGTCGGCATTCGCGGAACGCCCGTGGTCGAAGCGATGATGGCGCTGGTGCTGGCGGATCACAAACTGCTCCACCGGGCGCAGTGCGGGTAA
- the ruvA gene encoding Holliday junction branch migration protein RuvA — MIAKLKGLLDETGADWAVIDVSGVGYLVHCSSKTLAALGEKGEACTVYTDLQVSENDMRLLGFADGSERDWFRLLTQVQGVGSKVALAILSALSTSEVQTACSNGDAAMVARAQGVGPKLAGRIVNELKDKAGALPSSGGGIGVAAIPAGGASADAVSALENLGFKPATAARAVALAQGELGEGAGEGDLIRVALKKAAG; from the coding sequence ATGATTGCAAAGTTGAAAGGGCTGCTCGACGAAACTGGCGCCGATTGGGCGGTGATCGATGTGTCGGGCGTGGGTTACCTTGTGCATTGCTCGTCCAAGACCCTCGCCGCGCTGGGCGAAAAGGGCGAAGCGTGCACCGTCTATACAGACCTGCAAGTGTCGGAAAACGACATGCGCCTGCTTGGTTTTGCCGATGGGTCCGAACGCGACTGGTTCCGCTTGCTCACCCAGGTACAGGGCGTGGGCAGCAAGGTCGCTCTGGCCATTCTTTCCGCTCTTTCCACTTCCGAAGTTCAGACCGCCTGCTCCAATGGGGACGCCGCCATGGTGGCCCGTGCGCAAGGTGTGGGCCCGAAACTGGCGGGGCGTATCGTCAATGAACTGAAGGACAAGGCAGGCGCATTGCCGTCATCGGGCGGGGGCATCGGCGTGGCGGCCATACCGGCGGGCGGAGCAAGCGCGGATGCAGTCAGCGCGCTCGAAAATCTCGGCTTCAAACCCGCCACTGCCGCGCGCGCCGTGGCGCTGGCACAGGGCGAACTGGGCGAAGGCGCGGGCGAAGGTGATCTGATCCGCGTGGCGCTGAAGAAGGCGGCTGGATGA
- a CDS encoding DsrE family protein yields MKPFALGAILLLFPGALAAQDLSAFETGPVFSQFGPHAPVAGIGQVDADTEFSHSFDVSKPADPDASNKGFESAARFINMHVAHGVPEDNIRIAVVVHGKAVMDLLAKPDNTSADMVQVMLDHGVRFIVCGQSAAAYGVTQEDLLPGVEMALSAMTAHALLQQRGYTVNPF; encoded by the coding sequence ATGAAACCATTTGCTCTTGGCGCCATCTTGCTGCTGTTTCCCGGCGCTCTTGCCGCGCAAGATCTGAGCGCATTTGAAACCGGCCCGGTCTTTTCCCAGTTCGGACCGCACGCGCCGGTCGCAGGTATCGGCCAAGTGGACGCCGACACCGAATTCTCGCATTCCTTCGATGTCTCAAAGCCGGCTGATCCGGATGCCTCGAACAAGGGCTTCGAAAGCGCCGCGCGTTTCATCAACATGCACGTCGCGCACGGAGTGCCCGAGGACAACATCCGCATCGCTGTGGTCGTCCACGGCAAGGCCGTGATGGACCTCCTGGCCAAGCCCGACAACACGTCCGCCGATATGGTGCAGGTGATGCTGGACCACGGCGTGCGCTTTATCGTCTGCGGCCAGAGCGCGGCGGCTTACGGCGTTACGCAGGAGGACCTGCTGCCCGGTGTCGAGATGGCGCTCTCCGCCATGACCGCCCACGCCCTGCTCCAACAGCGCGGATATACGGTGAACCCGTTTTGA
- the ruvB gene encoding Holliday junction branch migration DNA helicase RuvB: MTEPVPLHSPDRQPEDPDAALRPKSLDEFVGQKGARENLRVFIQAAKGRGEAMDHVLFFGPPGLGKTTLAQIVSKELGVGFRATSGPVIAKAGDLAALLTNLEPNDVLFIDEIHRLNPVVEEVLYPAMEDRALDIIIGEGPSARSVRIDLPPFTLVGATTRQGLLTTPLRDRFGIPVRLNFYTEDELLKVVTRGAGLLGMGINEGGAREIARRSRGTPRVAGRLMRRVRDFASVLGEAVVTTKVADEALTRLEVDRLGLDAMDRRYLTMIATTYKGGPVGVETLAAGLSEPRDTVEEVIEPYLIQLGLIARTARGRMLNDGGWAHLGMMAPGPTGQPNMFDK, translated from the coding sequence ATGACTGAACCCGTCCCCCTCCATTCGCCCGACCGGCAGCCGGAAGATCCGGATGCGGCGCTGCGGCCCAAATCGCTCGATGAGTTCGTCGGGCAGAAGGGCGCGCGAGAAAATCTGCGCGTCTTCATCCAGGCGGCCAAGGGACGCGGCGAAGCGATGGACCACGTGCTGTTCTTCGGGCCGCCGGGGCTGGGCAAGACCACGCTGGCGCAGATTGTTTCCAAGGAGCTGGGTGTCGGGTTCCGCGCTACGTCCGGCCCGGTCATCGCCAAGGCAGGCGATTTGGCCGCGCTGCTCACCAATCTCGAACCGAACGACGTACTCTTTATCGACGAGATCCACCGGCTTAATCCGGTGGTCGAGGAAGTGCTCTATCCCGCGATGGAAGATCGCGCGCTCGACATCATTATCGGCGAAGGGCCCTCGGCGCGCAGCGTCCGGATCGACTTGCCGCCGTTTACGCTGGTCGGTGCGACGACGCGCCAGGGATTGCTGACAACGCCGCTCCGCGACCGCTTCGGCATTCCGGTCCGCCTCAATTTCTATACCGAGGACGAACTGCTCAAGGTCGTCACGCGCGGCGCTGGCCTGCTGGGCATGGGTATCAATGAGGGCGGCGCGCGCGAGATTGCTCGCCGGTCACGCGGTACGCCGCGTGTCGCTGGCCGGTTGATGCGGCGCGTGCGCGATTTCGCCAGCGTGCTTGGCGAAGCGGTCGTCACAACGAAGGTCGCCGACGAAGCGCTGACCCGGCTGGAGGTCGACAGGCTTGGCCTCGATGCGATGGATCGCCGCTATCTCACCATGATTGCAACCACTTACAAGGGCGGTCCGGTGGGCGTCGAAACGCTCGCCGCAGGCTTGTCCGAACCGCGCGATACGGTGGAAGAAGTCATCGAACCTTACCTCATACAGCTTGGCCTGATTGCCCGCACAGCGCGCGGACGAATGCTCAACGATGGCGGATGGGCGCACCTCGGCATGATGGCGCCGGGTCCGACGGGCCAACCAAACATGTTCGACAAATAG
- a CDS encoding MYXO-CTERM sorting domain-containing protein yields MPAPPMMALFGMAVAAIFGRRRFRFRRGAQGAKA; encoded by the coding sequence GTGCCCGCACCGCCGATGATGGCGCTGTTCGGTATGGCAGTCGCAGCTATCTTCGGACGCCGCCGCTTCCGTTTCCGCCGCGGTGCACAGGGCGCCAAGGCTTAA
- the acnA gene encoding aconitate hydratase AcnA has translation MTQVGKDTLGTRSTLTVNGKDYAYYSFEKAAEKIGDVSRLPFSLKVLLENMLRFEDGGFTVSTDDAQALADWQNNPATGKEIQYRPARVLLQDFTGVPCVVDLAAMRDAISKLGGDTAKINPQVPVNLVIDHSVMVDEFGHPKAFEHNVEMEYQRNAERYDFLKWGSKSFENFSAVPPGTGICHQVNLEYIGKGVWSSQDADGGLVAYPDTCVGTDSHTTMINGLGVLGWGVGGIEAEAAMLGQPISMLIPQVVGFRLDGAMSEGITATDLVLTCVQMLREVGVVGSFVEFYGPGVSNLSLADRATIANMAPEYGATCGFFGIDDKTLEYMRLTGRPEETIALVEAYAKKQGMWFTPENEPVFTKTLHLDISKVVPSLAGPKRPQDRVALPDVDELFNTDLKTVYGKDAPVRVDVADTHHDIGDGDVVIAAITSCTNTSNPDVLIAAGLVAKKAREKGLKPKPWVKTSLAPGSQVVTDYLVKSGLQDDLDAMGYDLVGYGCTTCIGNSGPLAPPISKAINGNDIVAASVLSGNRNFEGRVSPDVRANFLASPPLVVAYSILGTVTKDITETPLGQDQHGNDVMLADVWPSNEEVREHRVKNIDREMFESRYADVYKGDEHWQAINVEASDTYRWNPTSTYVASPPYFEGMSMEPDPVTDISGAKPLAILGDSTTTDHISPAGSIKEDSPAGEYLKSHQVSKSDFNSYGSRRGNHDVMMRGTFANIRIKNEMVPGIEGGITTYNGEQMPIYDAAMKHKADGTPLVVVAGKEYGTGSSRDWAAKGTILLGVRAVIVESFERIHRSNLIGMGVLPLQFKDGDTRQSLGLSGSDTFSIKGLGDLTPSQDVEVEVTREDGSTFSFTALCRIDTANEMEYYRNGGILHYVLRKLAAS, from the coding sequence ATGACCCAGGTCGGCAAGGACACGCTCGGAACCCGCTCAACCCTCACCGTTAACGGCAAGGATTACGCCTACTACTCATTCGAGAAGGCGGCAGAGAAGATCGGCGACGTTTCGCGGCTGCCGTTCAGCCTCAAGGTCCTGCTGGAAAACATGCTTCGCTTCGAAGACGGCGGCTTCACCGTATCGACCGACGATGCGCAGGCGCTTGCCGACTGGCAAAACAACCCCGCCACCGGCAAGGAAATCCAGTACCGCCCGGCGCGCGTCCTGCTGCAGGATTTCACCGGCGTACCTTGCGTGGTCGACCTTGCTGCGATGCGCGATGCGATCAGCAAGCTCGGCGGCGATACCGCCAAGATCAATCCTCAGGTGCCCGTAAACCTCGTGATCGACCATTCGGTCATGGTCGATGAATTCGGCCATCCCAAGGCATTTGAACACAATGTCGAGATGGAATACCAGCGCAATGCGGAGCGGTATGACTTCCTCAAGTGGGGCTCCAAGAGCTTTGAAAACTTCTCCGCCGTGCCTCCGGGAACAGGCATCTGCCACCAGGTGAACCTGGAATACATCGGCAAGGGCGTGTGGTCGTCGCAGGACGCTGACGGCGGCCTCGTGGCGTATCCCGACACCTGCGTCGGCACTGACAGTCACACCACCATGATCAACGGGCTGGGAGTCCTTGGCTGGGGTGTGGGCGGTATCGAAGCCGAAGCCGCCATGCTCGGCCAGCCGATTTCCATGCTGATCCCGCAGGTCGTCGGCTTCCGCCTCGACGGCGCGATGAGCGAAGGCATCACTGCAACCGACCTCGTGCTGACCTGCGTGCAAATGCTGCGCGAAGTCGGCGTCGTTGGCAGCTTCGTGGAGTTTTACGGCCCCGGCGTTTCCAACCTCAGCCTTGCCGATCGCGCCACCATCGCGAACATGGCTCCGGAATACGGCGCCACCTGCGGTTTCTTCGGCATCGACGACAAGACGCTGGAATACATGCGTCTTACCGGCCGTCCGGAAGAAACCATCGCCTTGGTCGAAGCCTATGCGAAAAAGCAGGGCATGTGGTTCACTCCGGAAAACGAGCCGGTCTTCACCAAGACCCTGCACCTCGACATTTCGAAGGTCGTGCCAAGCCTCGCCGGACCCAAGCGCCCGCAAGACCGCGTTGCGCTGCCCGACGTGGACGAACTGTTCAACACCGACCTGAAGACCGTCTACGGCAAGGACGCGCCAGTGCGCGTCGATGTCGCGGACACGCATCATGACATTGGCGACGGCGACGTTGTGATCGCGGCCATCACCAGCTGCACCAATACTTCCAACCCGGACGTGCTGATCGCTGCCGGCCTGGTAGCCAAGAAGGCGCGCGAAAAAGGCCTCAAGCCCAAGCCTTGGGTCAAGACCAGCCTCGCACCGGGATCGCAGGTCGTCACCGACTACCTCGTGAAGTCCGGCTTGCAAGATGATCTCGACGCGATGGGCTATGACCTCGTCGGTTACGGCTGCACCACCTGCATCGGCAACTCCGGCCCGCTGGCCCCGCCAATCAGCAAGGCGATCAATGGCAATGATATCGTTGCGGCATCGGTTCTTTCGGGCAACCGCAACTTCGAAGGCCGCGTGTCGCCTGACGTGCGCGCCAACTTCCTCGCCAGCCCGCCGCTCGTGGTCGCCTATTCGATCCTCGGCACGGTAACGAAAGACATCACCGAAACGCCGCTGGGCCAGGACCAGCACGGCAATGACGTGATGCTGGCCGACGTATGGCCGAGCAACGAAGAAGTACGCGAACACCGCGTGAAGAACATCGACCGCGAAATGTTCGAATCCCGCTATGCCGACGTCTACAAGGGCGACGAGCATTGGCAGGCAATCAACGTCGAAGCATCCGACACCTATCGCTGGAACCCGACCAGCACCTACGTTGCCAGCCCGCCCTATTTCGAGGGCATGAGCATGGAGCCCGATCCGGTCACCGATATTTCCGGCGCCAAGCCGCTGGCGATCCTCGGCGATTCGACCACGACCGACCACATTTCGCCCGCCGGTTCGATCAAGGAAGATTCGCCCGCTGGTGAATATCTCAAGAGCCACCAGGTCTCGAAGTCGGACTTCAACTCCTATGGCTCGCGTCGCGGCAACCATGATGTGATGATGCGCGGCACCTTCGCCAACATTCGCATCAAAAACGAAATGGTCCCTGGTATCGAAGGCGGCATCACCACCTACAACGGTGAACAGATGCCGATCTACGACGCTGCGATGAAGCACAAGGCAGACGGTACGCCACTGGTGGTCGTCGCCGGCAAGGAATACGGCACCGGCTCCAGCCGCGACTGGGCAGCCAAGGGCACGATCCTGCTGGGCGTGCGTGCCGTGATCGTCGAAAGCTTCGAGCGTATTCACCGTTCGAACCTGATCGGCATGGGCGTGCTGCCGCTGCAGTTCAAGGATGGCGACACCCGCCAGAGCCTTGGCCTGTCGGGCAGCGATACCTTCTCGATCAAGGGTCTCGGCGATCTTACGCCGAGCCAGGATGTCGAAGTCGAAGTTACGCGCGAAGACGGCTCGACCTTCAGCTTCACCGCTCTGTGCCGCATCGATACCGCCAACGAGATGGAATATTACCGCAACGGCGGCATCCTCCATTACGTCCTGCGCAAGCTGGCAGCCTCGTAA